One region of Pseudoxanthobacter soli DSM 19599 genomic DNA includes:
- a CDS encoding carbohydrate ABC transporter permease, translating into MSRAPALARSETPRAAGRTAAHGLLLASPAIFFLSLLMIAPILVVFGLSFTDYSLGAVQVSFIGLRNYLQIASDDRALAAVGHTLGYVAITVPLAVLLGLFLALTIQGRRRLRHGYEVLFFLPATSTFVAMALVWQFLLHGRIGPINDWLVWIGLGRIDFLTDPATALPTLAVIGAWQMVGQTTILFLAGLSSVPPDIYDAASLDGMDAGWDRFLRITFPMLGPTTLFVVVTTTITAFQAFDAVAALTQGGPAGSTETLLYKIYLEAYQYTDMGYAASLSILFLAFIAALSLFQIFIAEKKVHYS; encoded by the coding sequence ATGAGCCGCGCCCCTGCCCTCGCCCGTTCCGAGACGCCGCGCGCCGCCGGTCGCACTGCCGCGCATGGCCTTCTGCTGGCCAGTCCGGCGATCTTCTTTCTCTCGCTGCTGATGATCGCGCCGATCCTCGTGGTGTTCGGGCTGAGCTTCACGGACTACAGCCTCGGTGCCGTGCAGGTTTCCTTCATCGGCCTACGCAACTACCTGCAGATCGCGAGCGACGACCGCGCGCTCGCAGCGGTCGGGCACACGCTCGGCTATGTCGCGATCACCGTGCCGCTCGCGGTGCTGCTCGGCCTGTTCCTGGCGCTGACGATCCAGGGTCGCCGCCGGCTGCGGCATGGCTACGAGGTGCTGTTCTTCCTGCCGGCGACGAGCACCTTCGTCGCGATGGCCCTGGTCTGGCAGTTCCTGCTCCACGGCCGCATCGGCCCGATCAACGACTGGCTGGTGTGGATCGGTCTCGGCCGGATCGACTTTCTCACCGACCCCGCGACGGCCCTGCCGACGCTCGCCGTCATCGGAGCGTGGCAGATGGTCGGCCAGACCACGATCCTGTTCCTCGCCGGCCTGTCGTCCGTTCCGCCGGACATCTACGACGCGGCATCGCTCGACGGCATGGACGCCGGCTGGGACCGCTTCCTCCGCATCACCTTTCCGATGCTCGGGCCGACCACGCTGTTCGTCGTCGTCACCACCACGATCACCGCCTTCCAGGCCTTCGATGCGGTCGCGGCGCTTACACAAGGCGGCCCCGCGGGCTCGACGGAAACGCTGCTCTACAAGATCTATCTCGAGGCATACCAGTATACCGACATGGGATACGCGGCCTCGCTTTCCATTCTCTTCCTGGCTTTCATCGCAGCCCTGTCGCTGTTCCAGATCTTCATCGCCGAGAAGAAGGTGCACTACTCATGA
- a CDS encoding carbohydrate ABC transporter permease, producing the protein MTAPFALRNALRSAGANAVLIAMAAVMLLPFAWMLLIVMRSPSEIFSDPFGLPEGFGIVADNFRNAFVTVPMARFLVNGAVVASVLLALQLAVSVPAAYALAKFEFSGRKLLFAAVVAALCVPIQVPMLPIYIALAYAGALDSYFALIFPFIFSPFAIFMLRQQFKAFPDEIIQAARLDGFSEIEILLKLIVPSARPVIAAFAVFSITAHWNDLYWPLIVVSSQDMATPPLGMLYFRDSGLGTDYGALMAGAIVTVTPVMVIFLVAQRQFIKGLTMTGLK; encoded by the coding sequence ATGACGGCACCTTTCGCTTTGAGGAACGCCCTGCGCTCGGCCGGCGCCAACGCCGTGCTCATCGCCATGGCCGCGGTGATGCTGCTGCCGTTCGCCTGGATGCTGCTGATCGTGATGCGGTCGCCATCCGAGATCTTCAGCGATCCGTTCGGTCTTCCGGAGGGGTTCGGCATCGTCGCGGACAACTTCCGCAATGCCTTCGTCACGGTTCCGATGGCGCGGTTCCTCGTCAACGGCGCCGTCGTGGCCTCGGTGCTGCTGGCGCTTCAGCTCGCTGTGTCCGTGCCGGCCGCCTATGCGCTCGCCAAATTCGAGTTCTCGGGACGAAAGCTTCTGTTTGCGGCGGTGGTGGCGGCGCTGTGCGTGCCTATCCAGGTGCCGATGCTGCCGATCTACATCGCCCTCGCCTATGCCGGAGCGCTCGACAGCTACTTCGCGTTGATCTTTCCCTTTATCTTCTCGCCCTTCGCGATCTTCATGCTTCGGCAGCAATTCAAAGCGTTCCCTGACGAGATCATCCAGGCCGCGCGCCTCGACGGTTTCAGCGAGATCGAGATCCTGCTGAAGCTCATCGTGCCGAGCGCACGCCCCGTCATCGCCGCCTTCGCGGTGTTCTCGATAACGGCACACTGGAACGATCTCTATTGGCCGCTGATCGTCGTCTCGTCGCAGGACATGGCAACGCCGCCGCTCGGCATGCTGTACTTCCGCGATAGTGGCCTCGGCACCGACTACGGTGCCCTGATGGCGGGAGCGATCGTCACCGTGACCCCGGTGATGGTGATCTTTCTCGTCGCCCAGCGTCAGTTCATCAAGGGGCTGACCATGACGGGCCTCAAGTAA
- a CDS encoding ABC transporter substrate-binding protein, giving the protein MSKWIQFLAAGCLAAALTGPALAEPITLDVQYAWPSHKRFHDPLAEAFMKAHPDIRIHYLAPAASYTDGQQRVLRGAVTGNLPDVWYSGYSYLNELVRTLEPRGEIVPVSDFLAKESPEWVKENYSGQTLQLGQVQGRQWALPFTASTPIVYYNKDLLDSVGASTDALRSWDGIIATAKKITDGGKADGMSYAANEWGDDWLWQALILNAGGRMMNADNTKVTFGDDSGKTAVTLLRRFVSETAMPFLDEDQAIQQFASGKLGIFIGSTAEVRVMGQTIGGKFHFGTAPYPQPANAEGGLPTGGSAAVILTKDAAKRRAAWEFLKFVTGPEGQKIVVLGSGYMPTNLRTAEPDYLGSFYKDNPDWTTSLKQWPIAKPWFGYPGGSGPRIWDEQKVELSKIMRGQVTPEAGLATLVDLTSRLALSGN; this is encoded by the coding sequence ATGTCCAAATGGATCCAGTTCCTCGCGGCCGGCTGCCTCGCCGCCGCGCTGACCGGCCCGGCCCTCGCCGAGCCGATCACACTCGATGTCCAGTACGCGTGGCCCTCGCACAAGCGGTTCCACGACCCGCTGGCGGAAGCCTTCATGAAGGCGCATCCGGACATCCGCATCCATTATCTGGCGCCGGCGGCGAGCTACACCGACGGCCAGCAGCGGGTGCTGCGCGGCGCGGTCACCGGCAACCTGCCGGATGTCTGGTATTCGGGCTACAGCTATCTCAACGAGCTCGTCCGCACGCTCGAGCCTAGGGGCGAGATCGTCCCCGTGTCCGATTTTCTCGCCAAGGAAAGCCCGGAATGGGTGAAGGAGAACTATTCCGGGCAGACGCTGCAGCTCGGACAGGTTCAGGGCAGGCAGTGGGCGCTTCCCTTCACCGCCTCGACCCCGATCGTCTACTACAACAAGGACCTGCTCGACTCCGTCGGCGCCTCGACGGACGCCCTGCGCTCCTGGGACGGCATCATCGCGACGGCGAAGAAGATCACCGACGGCGGCAAGGCGGACGGCATGTCCTATGCCGCGAACGAATGGGGCGACGACTGGCTCTGGCAGGCGCTGATCCTGAATGCCGGCGGCCGGATGATGAATGCCGACAACACCAAGGTGACGTTCGGCGACGATAGCGGGAAGACCGCGGTCACCCTGCTCCGCCGCTTCGTGAGCGAGACGGCCATGCCCTTCCTCGACGAGGATCAGGCCATCCAGCAATTCGCCTCCGGCAAGCTCGGGATCTTCATCGGGTCCACCGCCGAGGTCCGCGTCATGGGCCAGACCATCGGCGGCAAGTTCCACTTCGGAACCGCTCCCTATCCCCAGCCCGCCAACGCCGAAGGCGGACTGCCGACCGGCGGCAGCGCCGCCGTCATCCTCACCAAGGATGCCGCCAAGCGGCGCGCCGCATGGGAATTCCTGAAATTCGTCACAGGGCCCGAGGGCCAGAAGATCGTCGTGCTCGGCTCCGGCTACATGCCGACCAACTTGCGCACCGCGGAGCCCGACTATCTCGGCTCGTTCTACAAGGACAATCCCGACTGGACGACCAGCCTCAAGCAGTGGCCGATCGCCAAGCCCTGGTTCGGCTATCCCGGCGGCTCCGGCCCGCGCATCTGGGACGAGCAGAAGGTGGAACTGTCCAAGATCATGCGCGGTCAGGTCACGCCGGAGGCAGGTCTCGCCACGCTCGTCGACCTGACCAGCCGCCTGGCGCTTTCCGGGAACTGA
- a CDS encoding phosphodiesterase, with protein sequence MAKIIQLSDLHLCPEGERVVGFDPAARLDTVLDAIRREHGDAELCLISGDLTDRGDEASYLRLRDRLADFPVPVCLMLGNHDRRDAFRRVFPAAHDDGGGFVQAAVDLGGQRVVFLDTLDEVFPSAGRLCAERLAWLDTTLAAAPETPTLVALHHPAFDLGMEYFRFMLLADGEALEALLDRHPQVVHLAFGHVHVPVFGRRRGRSFSAARGTCHPMLPPFTGLAADYVDRPPSYELILFEGETVILHHIQIKPDEEPVAREVADLDGGPGTLSIFRNA encoded by the coding sequence ATGGCCAAGATCATCCAGCTTTCGGATCTCCACCTCTGCCCCGAGGGCGAGCGTGTCGTCGGTTTCGATCCGGCGGCCCGGCTCGACACGGTGCTGGACGCCATCAGGCGCGAGCATGGGGATGCCGAGCTCTGTCTCATCAGCGGCGATCTCACCGACCGGGGCGACGAGGCCTCCTATCTCCGGCTGCGCGACCGACTGGCGGACTTTCCGGTTCCCGTCTGCCTGATGCTCGGCAATCACGATCGCCGCGATGCCTTCCGCCGTGTCTTTCCGGCGGCCCACGACGACGGCGGTGGTTTCGTGCAGGCGGCGGTCGATCTCGGCGGGCAGAGGGTGGTGTTCCTCGACACACTGGACGAGGTGTTTCCGAGCGCCGGCCGTCTATGCGCCGAGCGCCTCGCCTGGCTCGACACCACGCTTGCTGCGGCACCGGAGACCCCGACGCTCGTCGCCCTGCATCATCCCGCCTTCGATCTCGGCATGGAATATTTCCGCTTCATGCTCCTCGCCGACGGCGAAGCGCTGGAAGCGCTTCTCGACCGCCACCCCCAGGTCGTGCACCTCGCCTTCGGGCACGTCCACGTGCCGGTGTTCGGGCGGCGGCGCGGACGGTCGTTTTCCGCCGCGCGAGGCACCTGCCATCCGATGCTGCCGCCCTTCACCGGACTGGCGGCAGACTATGTCGACCGCCCGCCGTCCTACGAACTGATCCTGTTCGAGGGCGAGACCGTCATTCTCCACCACATCCAGATCAAGCCGGACGAAGAGCCGGTCGCCCGCGAAGTCGCCGACCTCGACGGCGGCCCCGGCACCCTCTCGATCTTCAGAAACGCGTAA